Proteins encoded by one window of Homo sapiens chromosome 1 genomic patch of type FIX, GRCh38.p14 PATCHES HG1343_HG173_HG459_PATCH:
- the NBPF1 gene encoding NBPF family member NBPF1 isoform 7 (isoform 7 is encoded by transcript variant 22), with amino-acid sequence MVVSAGPWSSEKAETNILEINEKLRPQLAEKKQQFRNLKEKCFVTQLAGFLANRQKKYKYEECKDLIKFMLRNERQFKEEKLAEQLKQAEELRQYKVLVHSQERELTQLREKLREGRDASRSLNQHLQALLTPDKPDKSQGQDLQEQLAEGCRLAQQLFQKLSPENDEDEDEDVQVEEAEKVLESSAPREVQKAEESKVPEDSLEECAITCSNSHGPCDSNQPHKNINITFEEDKVNSALVVDRESSHDECQDAVNILPVPGPTSSATNVSMVVSAGPLFSEKAEMNILEINEKLHPQLAEKNQQFRNLKEKCFVTQLACFLANQQNKYKYEECKDLIKSMLRKERQFKEEKLAEQLKQAEELRQYKVLVHSQERELTHLREKLREGRDASRSLNQHLQALLTPDKPDKSQGQDLQEQLAEGCRLAQQLFQKLSPENDEDEDEDVQVEEAEKVLESSAPREVQKAEESKVPEDSLEECAITCSNSHSPCDSNQPHKNINITFEEDKVNSTLVVDRESSHDECQDAVNILPVPGPTSSATNVSMVVSAGPLSSEKAEMNILEINEKLHPQLAEKKQQFRNLKEKCFVTQLACFLANQQNKYKYEECKDLIKSMLRNERQFKEEKLAEQLKQAEELRQYKVLVHSQERELTQLREKLREGRDASRSLNQHLQALLTPDEPDKSQGQDLQEQLAEGCRLAQHLVQKLSPENDNDDDEDVQVEVAEKVQESSAPREMPKAEEKEVPEDSLEECAITCSNSHGPYDSNQPHRKTKITFEEDKVDSTLIGSSSHVEWEDAVHIIPENESDDEEEEEKGPVSPRNLQESEEEEVPQESWDEGYSTLSIPPEMLASYQSYSGTFHSLEEQQVCMAVDIGGHRWDQVKKEDQEATGPRLSRELLDEKGPEVLQDSLDRCYSTPSGYLELTDSCQPYRSAFYILEQQRVGWALDMDEIEKYQEVEEDQDPSCPRLSRELLDEKEPEVLQDSLDRCYSTPSGYLELPDLGQPYRSAVYSLEEQYLGLALDVDRIKKDQEEEEDQGPPCPRLSRELLEAVEPEVLQDSLDRCYSTPSSCLEQPDSCLPYGSSFYALEEKHVGFSLDVGEIEKKGKGKKRRGRRSTKKRRRRGRKEGEEDQNPPCPRLSGVLMEVEEPEVLQDSLDRCYSTPSMFFELPDSFQHYRSVFYSFEEQHISFALDVDNRFLTLMGTSLHLVFQMGVIFPQ; translated from the exons ATGGTGGTATCAGCTGGCCCTTGGTCCAGCGAGAAGGCAGAGACGAACATTTTAGAAATCAACGAGAAATTGCGCCCCCAGCTGGCAGAGAAGAAACAGCAGTTCAGAAACCTCAAAGAGAAATGTTTTGTAACTCAACTGGCCGGCTTCCTGGCCAACCGACAGAAGAAATACA AGTATGAAGAGTGTAAAGACCTCATAAAATTTATGCTGAGGAATGAGCGACAGTTCAAGGAGGAGAAGCTTGCAGAGCAGCTCAAGCAAGCTGAGGAGCTCAG GCAATATAAAGTCCTGGTTCACTCTCAGGAACGGGAGCTGACCCAGTTAAGGGAGAAGTTACGGGAAGGGAGAGATGCCTCCCGCTCATTGAATCAGCATCTCCAGGCCCTCCTCACTCCGGATAAGCCAGACAAGTCCCAGGGGCAGGACCTCCAAGAACAGCTGGCTGAGGGGTGTAGACTGGCACAGCAACTTTTCCAAAAGCTCAGCCCAG AAAATGACgaagatgaggatgaagatgtTCAAGTTGAGGAGGCTGAGAAAGTACTGGAATCATCTGCCCCCAG GGAGGTGCAGAAGGCTGAAGAAAGCAAAGTCCCTGAGGACTCACTGGAGGAATGTGCCATCACTTGTTCAAATAGCCACGGCCCTTGTGACTCCAACCAGCCTCACAAGAACATCAACATCACCTTTGAGGAAGACAAAGTCAACTCAGCTCTGGTTGTAGACAGAGAATCCTCTCATGATGAATGTCAGGATGCTGTAAACATTCTCCCAG tccctggcccCACCTCTTCTGCCACAAACGTCAGCATGGTGGTATCAGCCGGCCCTTTGTTCAGCGAGAAGGCAGAGATGAACATTCTAGAAATCAACGAGAAATTGCATCCCCAGCTGGCAGAGAAGAATCAGCAGTTCAGAAACCTCAAAGAGAAATGTTTTGTAACTCAACTGGCCTGCTTCCTGGCCAACCAGCAGAACAAATACA AATATGAAGAGTGCAAAGACCTCATAAAATCTATGCTGAGGAAAGAGCGACAGTTCAAGGAGGAGAAGCTTGCAGAGCAGCTCAAGCAAGCTGAGGAGCTCAG GCAATATAAAGTCCTGGTTCACTCTCAGGAACGAGAGCTGACCCACTTAAGGGAGAAGTTACGGGAAGGGAGAGATGCCTCCCGCTCATTGAATCAGCATCTCCAGGCCCTCCTCACTCCGGATAAGCCAGACAAGTCCCAGGGGCAGGACCTCCAAGAACAGCTGGCTGAGGGGTGTAGACTGGCACAGCAACTTTTCCAGAAGCTCAGCCCAG AAAATGACgaagatgaggatgaagatgtTCAAGTTGAGGAGGCTGAGAAAGTACTGGAATCATCTGCCCCCAG GGAGGTGCAGAAGGCTGAAGAAAGCAAAGTCCCTGAGGACTCACTGGAGGAATGTGCCATCACTTGTTCAAATAGCCACAGCCCTTGTGACTCCAACCAGCCTCACAAGAACATCAACATCACCTTTGAGGAAGACAAAGTCAACTCAACTCTGGTTGTAGACAGAGAATCCTCTCATGATGAATGTCAGGATGCTGTAAACATTCTCCCAG tccctggcccCACCTCTTCTGCCACAAACGTCAGCATGGTGGTATCAGCCGGCCCCTTGTCCAGCGAGAAGGCAGAGATGAACATTCTAGAAATCAACGAGAAATTGCATCCCCAGCTGGCAGAGAAGAAACAGCAGTTCAGAAACCTCAAAGAGAAATGTTTTGTAACTCAACTGGCCTGCTTCCTGGCCAACCAGCAGAACAAATACA AATATGAAGAGTGCAAAGACCTCATAAAATCTATGCTGAGGAATGAGCGACAGTTCAAGGAGGAGAAGCTTGCAGAGCAGCTCAAGCAAGCTGAGGAGCTCAG GCAATATAAAGTCCTGGTTCACTCTCAGGAACGGGAGCTGACCCAGTTAAGGGAGAAGTTACGGGAAGGGAGAGATGCCTCCCGCTCATTGAATCAGCATCTCCAGGCCCTCCTCACTCCGGATGAGCCAGACAAGTCCCAGGGGCAGGACCTCCAAGAACAGCTGGCTGAGGGGTGTAGACTGGCACAGCACCTTGTCCAAAAGCTCAGCCCAG AAAATGACAATGATGACGATGAAGATGTTCAAGTTGAGGTGGCTGAGAAAGTGCAGGAATCGTCTGCCCCCAG GGAGATGCCGAAGGCTGAAGAAAAGGAAGTCCCTGAGGACTCACTGGAGGAATGTGCCATCACTTGTTCAAATAGCCATGGCCCTTATGACTCCAACCAGCCACATAGGAAAACCAAAATCACATTTGAGGAAGACAAAGTCGACTCAACTCTCATTGGCTCATCCTCTCATGTTGAATGGGAGGATGCTGTACACATTATCCCAG aaaatgaaagtgatgatgaggaagaggaagaaaaagggccAGTGTCTCCCAG GAATCTGCAGGAGTCTGAAGAGGAGGAAGTCCCCCAGGAGTCCTGGGATGAAGGTTATTCGACTCTCTCAATTCCTCCTGAAATGTTGGCCTCGTACCAGTCTTACAGCGGCACATTTCACTCATTAGAGGAACAGCAAGTCTGCATGGCTGTTGACATAGGCG GACATCGGTGGGATCAAGTGAAAAAGGAGGACCAAGAGGCAACAGGTCCCAG gctcagcagggagctgctggatgagaaagggcctgaagtcttgcaggactcactggatagatgttattcaactccttcaggttatcttgaactgactgactcatgccagccctacagaagtgccttttacATATTGGAGCAACAGCGTGTTGGCTGGGCTCTTGACATggatg aaattgaaaagtaccaagaagtggaagaagaccaagacccatcatgccccag gctcagcagggagctgctggatgagaaagagcctgaagtcttgcaggactcactggatagatgttattcgactccttcaggttatcttgaactgcctgacttaggccagccctacagaagtgctgtttactcattggaggaacagtaccttggcttggctcttgacgtggaca gaattaaaaaggaccaggaagaggaagaagaccaaggcccaccatgccccag gctcagcagggagctgctggaggcagtagagcctgaagtcttgcaggactcactggatagatgttattcaactccttccagttgtcttgaacagcctgactcctgcctgccctatggaagttccttttatgcattggaggaaaaacatgttggcttttctcttgacgtgggag aaattgaaaagaaggggaaggggaagaaaagaaggggaagaagatcaacgaagaaaagaaggagaaggggaagaaaagaaggggaagaagatcaaaacccaccatgccccag
- the NBPF1 gene encoding NBPF family member NBPF1 isoform 3 (isoform 3 is encoded by transcript variant 11), whose protein sequence is MVVSAGPWSSEKAETNILEINEKLRPQLAEKKQQFRNLKEKCFVTQLAGFLANRQKKYKYEECKDLIKFMLRNERQFKEEKLAEQLKQAEELRQYKVLVHSQERELTQLREKLREGRDASRSLNQHLQALLTPDKPDKSQGQDLQEQLAEGCRLAQQLFQKLSPENDEDEDEDVQVEEAEKVLESSAPREVQKAEESKVPEDSLEECAITCSNSHGPCDSNQPHKNINITFEEDKVNSALVVDRESSHDECQDAVNILPVPGPTSSATNVSMVVSAGPLFSEKAEMNILEINEKLHPQLAEKNQQFRNLKEKCFVTQLACFLANQQNKYKYEECKDLIKSMLRKERQFKEEKLAEQLKQAEELRQYKVLVHSQERELTHLREKLREGRDASRSLNQHLQALLTPDKPDKSQGQDLQEQLAEGCRLAQQLFQKLSPENDEDEDEDVQVEEAEKVLESSAPREVQKAEESKVPEDSLEECAITCSNSHSPCDSNQPHKNINITFEEDKVNSTLVVDRESSHDECQDAVNILPVPGPTSSATNVSMVVSAGPLSSEKAEMNILEINEKLHPQLAEKKQQFRNLKEKCFVTQLACFLANQQNKYKYEECKDLIKSMLRNERQFKEEKLAEQLKQAEELRQYKVLVHSQERELTQLREKLREGRDASRSLNQHLQALLTPDEPDKSQGQDLQEQLAEGCRLAQHLVQKLSPENDNDDDEDVQVEVAEKVQESSAPREMPKAEEKEVPEDSLEECAITCSNSHGPYDSNQPHRKTKITFEEDKVDSTLIGSSSHVEWEDAVHIIPENESDDEEEEEKGPVSPRNLQESEEEEVPQESWDEGYSTLSIPPEMLASYQSYSGTFHSLEEQQVCMAVDIGGHRWDQVKKEDQEATGPRLSRELLDEKGPEVLQDSLDRCYSTPSGYLELTDSCQPYRSAFYILEQQRVGWALDMDEIEKYQEVEEDQDPSCPRLSRELLDEKEPEVLQDSLDRCYSTPSGYLELPDLGQPYRSAVYSLEEQYLGLALDVDRIKKDQEEEEDQGPPCPRLSRELLEAVEPEVLQDSLDRCYSTPSSCLEQPDSCLPYGSSFYALEEKHVGFSLDVGEIEKKGKGKKRRGRRSTKKRRRRGRKEGEEDQNPPCPRLSRELLDEKGPEVLQDSLDRCYSTPSGYLELTDSCQPYRSAFYILEQQRVGWALDMDEIEKYQEVEEDQDPSCPRLSRELLDEKEPEVLQDSLDRCYSTPSGYLELPDLGQPYRSAVYSLEEQYLGLALDVDRIKKDQEEEEDQGPPCPRLSRELLEAVEPEVLQDSLDRCYSTPSSCLEQPDSCLPYGSSFYALEEKHVGFSLDVGEIEKKGKGKKRRGRRSTKKRRRRGRKEGEEDQNPPCPRLSGVLMEVEEPEVLQDSLDRCYSTPSMFFELPDSFQHYRSVFYSFEEQHISFALDVDNRFLTLMGTSLHLVFQMGVIFPQ, encoded by the exons ATGGTGGTATCAGCTGGCCCTTGGTCCAGCGAGAAGGCAGAGACGAACATTTTAGAAATCAACGAGAAATTGCGCCCCCAGCTGGCAGAGAAGAAACAGCAGTTCAGAAACCTCAAAGAGAAATGTTTTGTAACTCAACTGGCCGGCTTCCTGGCCAACCGACAGAAGAAATACA AGTATGAAGAGTGTAAAGACCTCATAAAATTTATGCTGAGGAATGAGCGACAGTTCAAGGAGGAGAAGCTTGCAGAGCAGCTCAAGCAAGCTGAGGAGCTCAG GCAATATAAAGTCCTGGTTCACTCTCAGGAACGGGAGCTGACCCAGTTAAGGGAGAAGTTACGGGAAGGGAGAGATGCCTCCCGCTCATTGAATCAGCATCTCCAGGCCCTCCTCACTCCGGATAAGCCAGACAAGTCCCAGGGGCAGGACCTCCAAGAACAGCTGGCTGAGGGGTGTAGACTGGCACAGCAACTTTTCCAAAAGCTCAGCCCAG AAAATGACgaagatgaggatgaagatgtTCAAGTTGAGGAGGCTGAGAAAGTACTGGAATCATCTGCCCCCAG GGAGGTGCAGAAGGCTGAAGAAAGCAAAGTCCCTGAGGACTCACTGGAGGAATGTGCCATCACTTGTTCAAATAGCCACGGCCCTTGTGACTCCAACCAGCCTCACAAGAACATCAACATCACCTTTGAGGAAGACAAAGTCAACTCAGCTCTGGTTGTAGACAGAGAATCCTCTCATGATGAATGTCAGGATGCTGTAAACATTCTCCCAG tccctggcccCACCTCTTCTGCCACAAACGTCAGCATGGTGGTATCAGCCGGCCCTTTGTTCAGCGAGAAGGCAGAGATGAACATTCTAGAAATCAACGAGAAATTGCATCCCCAGCTGGCAGAGAAGAATCAGCAGTTCAGAAACCTCAAAGAGAAATGTTTTGTAACTCAACTGGCCTGCTTCCTGGCCAACCAGCAGAACAAATACA AATATGAAGAGTGCAAAGACCTCATAAAATCTATGCTGAGGAAAGAGCGACAGTTCAAGGAGGAGAAGCTTGCAGAGCAGCTCAAGCAAGCTGAGGAGCTCAG GCAATATAAAGTCCTGGTTCACTCTCAGGAACGAGAGCTGACCCACTTAAGGGAGAAGTTACGGGAAGGGAGAGATGCCTCCCGCTCATTGAATCAGCATCTCCAGGCCCTCCTCACTCCGGATAAGCCAGACAAGTCCCAGGGGCAGGACCTCCAAGAACAGCTGGCTGAGGGGTGTAGACTGGCACAGCAACTTTTCCAGAAGCTCAGCCCAG AAAATGACgaagatgaggatgaagatgtTCAAGTTGAGGAGGCTGAGAAAGTACTGGAATCATCTGCCCCCAG GGAGGTGCAGAAGGCTGAAGAAAGCAAAGTCCCTGAGGACTCACTGGAGGAATGTGCCATCACTTGTTCAAATAGCCACAGCCCTTGTGACTCCAACCAGCCTCACAAGAACATCAACATCACCTTTGAGGAAGACAAAGTCAACTCAACTCTGGTTGTAGACAGAGAATCCTCTCATGATGAATGTCAGGATGCTGTAAACATTCTCCCAG tccctggcccCACCTCTTCTGCCACAAACGTCAGCATGGTGGTATCAGCCGGCCCCTTGTCCAGCGAGAAGGCAGAGATGAACATTCTAGAAATCAACGAGAAATTGCATCCCCAGCTGGCAGAGAAGAAACAGCAGTTCAGAAACCTCAAAGAGAAATGTTTTGTAACTCAACTGGCCTGCTTCCTGGCCAACCAGCAGAACAAATACA AATATGAAGAGTGCAAAGACCTCATAAAATCTATGCTGAGGAATGAGCGACAGTTCAAGGAGGAGAAGCTTGCAGAGCAGCTCAAGCAAGCTGAGGAGCTCAG GCAATATAAAGTCCTGGTTCACTCTCAGGAACGGGAGCTGACCCAGTTAAGGGAGAAGTTACGGGAAGGGAGAGATGCCTCCCGCTCATTGAATCAGCATCTCCAGGCCCTCCTCACTCCGGATGAGCCAGACAAGTCCCAGGGGCAGGACCTCCAAGAACAGCTGGCTGAGGGGTGTAGACTGGCACAGCACCTTGTCCAAAAGCTCAGCCCAG AAAATGACAATGATGACGATGAAGATGTTCAAGTTGAGGTGGCTGAGAAAGTGCAGGAATCGTCTGCCCCCAG GGAGATGCCGAAGGCTGAAGAAAAGGAAGTCCCTGAGGACTCACTGGAGGAATGTGCCATCACTTGTTCAAATAGCCATGGCCCTTATGACTCCAACCAGCCACATAGGAAAACCAAAATCACATTTGAGGAAGACAAAGTCGACTCAACTCTCATTGGCTCATCCTCTCATGTTGAATGGGAGGATGCTGTACACATTATCCCAG aaaatgaaagtgatgatgaggaagaggaagaaaaagggccAGTGTCTCCCAG GAATCTGCAGGAGTCTGAAGAGGAGGAAGTCCCCCAGGAGTCCTGGGATGAAGGTTATTCGACTCTCTCAATTCCTCCTGAAATGTTGGCCTCGTACCAGTCTTACAGCGGCACATTTCACTCATTAGAGGAACAGCAAGTCTGCATGGCTGTTGACATAGGCG GACATCGGTGGGATCAAGTGAAAAAGGAGGACCAAGAGGCAACAGGTCCCAG gctcagcagggagctgctggatgagaaagggcctgaagtcttgcaggactcactggatagatgttattcaactccttcaggttatcttgaactgactgactcatgccagccctacagaagtgccttttacATATTGGAGCAACAGCGTGTTGGCTGGGCTCTTGACATggatg aaattgaaaagtaccaagaagtggaagaagaccaagacccatcatgccccag gctcagcagggagctgctggatgagaaagagcctgaagtcttgcaggactcactggatagatgttattcgactccttcaggttatcttgaactgcctgacttaggccagccctacagaagtgctgtttactcattggaggaacagtaccttggcttggctcttgacgtggaca gaattaaaaaggaccaggaagaggaagaagaccaaggcccaccatgccccag gctcagcagggagctgctggaggcagtagagcctgaagtcttgcaggactcactggatagatgttattcaactccttccagttgtcttgaacagcctgactcctgcctgccctatggaagttccttttatgcattggaggaaaaacatgttggcttttctcttgacgtgggag aaattgaaaagaaggggaaggggaagaaaagaaggggaagaagatcaacgaagaaaagaaggagaaggggaagaaaagaaggggaagaagatcaaaacccaccatgccccag gctcagcagggagctgctggatgagaaagggcctgaagtcttgcaggactcactggatagatgttattcaactccttcaggttatcttgaactgactgactcatgccagccctacagaagtgccttttacATATTGGAGCAACAGCGTGTTGGCTGGGCTCTTGACATggatg aaattgaaaagtaccaagaagtggaagaagaccaagacccatcatgccccag gctcagcagggagctgctggatgagaaagagcctgaagtcttgcaggactcactggatagatgttattcgactccttcaggttatcttgaactgcctgacttaggccagccctacagaagtgctgtttactcattggaggaacagtaccttggcttggctcttgacgtggaca gaattaaaaaggaccaggaagaggaagaagaccaaggcccaccatgccccag gctcagcagggagctgctggaggcagtagagcctgaagtcttgcaggactcactggatagatgttattcaactccttccagttgtcttgaacagcctgactcctgcctgccctatggaagttccttttatgcattggaggaaaaacatgttggcttttctcttgacgtgggag